The Arachis ipaensis cultivar K30076 chromosome B07, Araip1.1, whole genome shotgun sequence genomic interval CTGGATACCATTGAAGCAATTGATTGTGTTTTAGGATCATCTTGGAGTTTCCTTTTGGGAACTTGATTCCAAGTATACTGTGTTGGTATGGTGCAATCAAATacttcaatgtttccttctgaATTGAGAGGTGAAAAGGTTTGATTAAGGCCTATCTGTGAAATCTTTGTCATGTTTGGATTAGGAATTATGTTATTAGTAGCTAGTGCTCTTCTTTGTTCTGTTTTATTAAGCTCTGACACAGTGAAATCATAATTAAGCATTTATGGTTGAGTAGAGACGGGTTCTAAACATCATTGTCCACTTGATTTGCAGATATTTGGAGCCAAATTGTCTGAAGGTGTTTTCGTTGGCTCATTTCTCTCCATGTCATCAATAGCAGTGGTATGTTTTCCTGTTTCTCCAAACCAAAAATTACTGTATATACCCCCCTTCATACTAAATCAGTTAATGGTTCCATCCCCACCCCTTTATCCCAAATCCTAAACCTGAAAACCTTATAAGttcatttaattgtaaatttttataaacttggggttatgccatgtatttcaaacaaattcaaatgcgCATTAGTCTTGGTGGTAATCTTTATTTGGATATTTCTAATTTCCTATATTTCATGTTTCATTGCAAGTCCCTTTATTCATGAATGCATTCTAATCATTGCATTCTCTCATTTGTAGAGGACAAGAGTTGCTTGTGAAGTAATTGTTGAAGTTAGATACTATTGAGGTTGAAGGTGAAGTGAAGTTGCGGAGAAAAGTTGAGGATTAAGTTACAAGTACAATTGTTAGCTTTATATGTTTGGATTAAGTTAGGATTTTTTGAATTTACATTTTATGGTCAACTTTTGAAATATATTGTTTCTATTTTTGTAAAACTTGTGAGATTGAGTTTAAATTTGTTGAAATATAATGCCATTTATTATTTTGTTGGTAgacaaataaattattatttataatagaaataatttttttaataattaataaaacaaaacaatATGTTGGAGAGATTATGACAGTTTAAAACAGTCACTAAATACGGGAAAAAACTGTCATAGGAATTAGTAACTTAGTGACGGTTTTAAATCGAAAAATCGTCACTAAAAATATTGTGACGGTTTAAATTGTCACTAAATATACCTAAAAACTGTCATAAGAACTAGTAACTTAGTGATGGTTTAAAATAGTCATGAAATATAAAGATAAACTGTCACAGAAATTAGTAATTTAACGACAGTTTTAAAACGTCGCGAAATGCAGCATAAAAAAGCACCTTTACAAGTGTTACAGATTAGTGACGGTTTTATACTTCAAAAACCGTCACAAACAATTTAGCAACACTTCTTACCAACGGTGGTCCAAAACCGTCACTATGTCAGCTGGCGACGCTCAAATCTGTGACGCTTTTTTTTACCGTCGCAAAACCATTTAGTGACGGTTAAAACCGTCGCCAAGCATTAAAAAAAACCGTCGCAAAATGCTGTTTTGTTGTAGTGTATGGatgtaattaatataaaattatggatgttatgtgtatgaatttATAGATGTTATaagtaaatttatcaattgaataaattaatttaaaaatttgacatttttttaaatttaattatgataaaatttaaaaatatctatgTTAATTTGATAGTTACttatgcaataactaaaaaatgatatgtgtatcgatgtaatatctaataaacatgaatttaatttttagatgttagttATATGTAATTATAGATGTTATGTATATGAATTTATGAATGCTATATGTATGAACTTAGTTAGTACAGTATAATTATAGAtgcacataaaaaaaattaaatcagttTATTACCATACCTCATCAAAATTAGTGTAGTTTTTTATATTCTCAAAATTTGATTGATGGACAATAATCTCATCGGGTGAGTTTGTCTCTTCAAATTATTCTTCAACTCATTCTTGTAAATTTCTTTACCCTATTCCAATTGTGCTTATAATTGAAATAGAGTTGTAATTTTTAGTCGGGAGGAATAAAGAACCTTCATGattcaaattaataataaaaaatctatTAAACCAAGCTTTCACATTTGCCAAcgtttgcaataataataaacgaattaaaagaaataaaaattaactacaattaaaattatttaataaatattatgaCTATTTTTAATTGTTATTAGTCATTATTGTATTCTCAAATATaagattcaaattataaaaaaatagagaaaagctCACTATACAAGCGATTAGGGCTTGTAACTATTACAAGTTCATTAACGCTTAATCCACCAAAACGCGCTGCAACTCCTACGTCacttacacgcgctatataaagATCCCGCGTTTgtataactaccaaatttaaaagatttgtttccttctttgttttccttctttccaaatttcatcgttcttcttctcgcgcgtcttctCCTGGTTTTTTGAtcgttcttttcctcttctttctcaTTTGTTTGTTCTTCGTCATTGACGTTAGTTCTTCTCTCTGTAACTCCAGCTTCATTTTCTTTTCGATtttctggtttctgaaatcaaagtttgaactcgttttgaagataatggatgattcaacctcagattgtcagctgaatcagggcgaagtggagaatttgacattttttaaaatttaattatgataaaatttaaaaacatttgTGTTAACTTTATAGTTACttatgcaataactaaaaaatgatatgtatatggatgtaatatctaatgaacatgaatttaattttagatgttagttgtatgtaattatggatgttatgtatatGAACGTATGAATGTTATGCGTATGAATTTAGTTAGTACAATATAATGATAAATGcagtaaaaacacaaaaaaaaaaaaattaaatcagttTATTACCATATCTCATCAAAGTTAGTGTagtttttcatattttcaaaaattagttgACTGACAACAATCTTATCAAATGAGTTCGTCTGTGGTTCAAATTATTCTTCAACTCATTCTTGTAAATTTTCTTAGCCTATCCTAATTGTGCTTTTAATTGAAATAGAATTGTAATTTTTGGCTGACGGAGTAGAGGGCCTCTATGATCAATATATTAAACTAAGTTTTTACATTTGCCCGCGCTTGCAATGATGATAaatgaattaaaagaaataaaaattaattacaattaaaatcatttaattaatattattattatcatttttatttattattagtttttattgTATTCTTAAATATAACACTCAAATTATAAAAGAGAATATTGAATAgttattacaaaaataaaattttggttaATTATGACTTTTGTTTTTGTTACCAAACTTTTTTCATTTTTAACGTATACATAGTATTGGTTAACTACCAATATTAAGTCCACTTATAGAGGCCTAGATAGAGGCCTGGgtagataattaattaattgagaGTAGGTAGCTAGAGAGGTGTCCAGCAGGAAGATGTTTTAGGATTCCAAATAGCAGGGAGAAAGAACTTAGTTCCAGAGACGCCTTTGGCATTATAGGCACCGCCAGTGGCAGGGTCAACAGGTAATCTTGCTTGTTGGGCTGATAAGATGTGAGAGCAGACGCTGGTGGCTTCAAGGATGTCGTCTCCACGGGCATCAGCATAGAAGCCATCCCCGTAAGGGTTTGTGACTGCTCCTGCCAAGCCACCGGCAAGCAGCATGACCATGGCATCGGCGCCCACTTCCCCACTGGGCGGTTTCACGGATATTCCTGGGGCTTCAAGGAATGGCCAGGCACATTCGGGGCACTCTTCTTCTGGGTCCCCTACTGCCACGTATGGCTGTTCCTCTATGAGACCGTGCTGGGCGCATGATCCAGCGCACATGTCTTGGACGGTCACACCCTTGGACGCTACGAAGAGAGCCAGCGTGTTTGGCTTTCCACCAGTTGCTTTTGGCATGAGCTTCTTGATGAAATCTTTGATCAACACTTTCCCCAATGAGTAATTTGGGTCGTACTGTTCATTCACCACCTTTACTGTGATCGTGGGGCTTCCTTTGCCACTCCCCGTCTTAGTGTATGCTTGATAGCTCTCCACCACGTGCCACCA includes:
- the LOC107608579 gene encoding protein EXORDIUM-like 6, producing the protein MLGRREAKRKEEKRSKMASFRIACLVVLLVLVVGPVAVWGGTVALTHRGGRLLTGNLNIGILWYGAVTEKQKQAVHSFLNSLNPSGGDGEPHVSSWWHVVESYQAYTKTGSGKGSPTITVKVVNEQYDPNYSLGKVLIKDFIKKLMPKATGGKPNTLALFVASKGVTVQDMCAGSCAQHGLIEEQPYVAVGDPEEECPECAWPFLEAPGISVKPPSGEVGADAMVMLLAGGLAGAVTNPYGDGFYADARGDDILEATSVCSHILSAQQARLPVDPATGGAYNAKGVSGTKFFLPAIWNPKTSSCWTPL